In Fundidesulfovibrio soli, the following are encoded in one genomic region:
- the fliO gene encoding flagellar biosynthetic protein FliO, with protein MADAAETISTVHQVSLGGTVLQMALALALILGIILLGYWMLRRFGPRLGLGAMARPHGLRLEGHMGLGPRKSLMVVRFAGKLLLLGVTDNSINLLSQTDCTDESTDFKTALDDARQRPGDAGPGDTGAGG; from the coding sequence TTGGCTGACGCGGCCGAGACGATCTCCACGGTCCACCAGGTCAGCCTGGGGGGCACGGTGCTGCAGATGGCCCTGGCCCTGGCGCTCATCCTGGGCATCATCCTGCTGGGGTACTGGATGCTGCGCCGCTTCGGGCCGCGCCTGGGCCTCGGCGCCATGGCCAGGCCCCACGGCCTGCGCCTGGAGGGGCACATGGGCCTGGGGCCCCGCAAGTCGCTCATGGTGGTGCGCTTCGCGGGCAAGCTGTTGCTCCTTGGCGTCACCGACAACAGCATCAACCTGCTCTCGCAAACGGACTGCACCGATGAAAGCACGGATTTCAAGACCGCTCTTGACGACGCTCGCCAGCGTCCTGGCGACGCTGGGCCTGGCGACACTGGCGCTGGCGGCTGA
- the fliP gene encoding flagellar type III secretion system pore protein FliP (The bacterial flagellar biogenesis protein FliP forms a type III secretion system (T3SS)-type pore required for flagellar assembly.) codes for MKARISRPLLTTLASVLATLGLATLALAAEPTLTLNLAGGQPQPEKVSLLLEILFLLTVLSLAPSIVLCVTSFTRIIVVFSFLRQAMGTGQMPPNQILASLAIFMTVVIMYPTGKQIYDEALNPYMEERMGFNEALKKAEAPLREFLFKHTREKDLSIFYTITKMEQPKTKQDVPTMMLAAGYMISELKTGFTIGFLVYIPFLVLDMVVSSVLLAMGMMMLPPAMVSMPFKLLLFVMVDGWALMTASLVNSFS; via the coding sequence ATGAAAGCACGGATTTCAAGACCGCTCTTGACGACGCTCGCCAGCGTCCTGGCGACGCTGGGCCTGGCGACACTGGCGCTGGCGGCTGAGCCGACCCTCACGCTCAACCTGGCGGGGGGGCAGCCGCAGCCGGAAAAGGTCAGCCTGCTGCTGGAGATCCTCTTCCTGCTCACGGTGCTCTCGCTGGCGCCCTCCATCGTCTTGTGCGTCACCTCCTTCACGCGCATCATCGTGGTGTTCTCCTTTCTGCGCCAGGCCATGGGCACGGGTCAGATGCCGCCCAACCAGATACTGGCCAGCCTGGCCATCTTCATGACCGTGGTCATCATGTACCCCACGGGCAAGCAGATCTACGACGAGGCCCTGAACCCCTACATGGAGGAGCGCATGGGCTTCAACGAGGCCCTCAAGAAGGCCGAGGCCCCGCTGCGCGAGTTCCTGTTCAAGCACACCCGGGAGAAGGACCTCTCCATCTTCTACACCATCACCAAGATGGAGCAGCCCAAGACCAAGCAGGACGTGCCCACCATGATGCTGGCCGCCGGGTACATGATCAGCGAGCTCAAGACCGGCTTCACCATCGGTTTCCTGGTGTACATCCCCTTCCTGGTGCTGGACATGGTGGTATCGAGCGTGCTCCTGGCCATGGGCATGATGATGCTGCCCCCGGCCATGGTCTCCATGCCGTTCAAGCTGCTGCTCTTCGTCATGGTGGATGGCTGGGCCCTGATGACGGCCTCGCTGGTCAACAGCTTCAGCTAG
- a CDS encoding flagellar basal body-associated FliL family protein, which produces MAKIEEGEEQPKKKKSKLLLIIILVVILGGLGAAGYFYVYPKYFKAQPATEEGQAEGEKKEEKKDEKKAEKKEEKKEEKKEEKKEGGKKDEKKPPVGLQNVVTNLADSGGRRYVRLSVEFDFKDSEAQAEFEEKYQARIKDAVLTLLWSKTSEDLSSVDGMIAFRSELQARVNQIMGQGKVKQVFITDRVIQ; this is translated from the coding sequence ATGGCCAAGATCGAAGAAGGCGAAGAGCAGCCCAAAAAGAAGAAAAGCAAGCTGCTGCTCATCATCATCCTGGTGGTGATCCTCGGCGGCTTGGGCGCCGCCGGGTATTTCTACGTCTATCCGAAGTACTTCAAGGCCCAGCCCGCAACGGAAGAGGGGCAAGCCGAGGGCGAAAAGAAGGAAGAGAAGAAGGACGAGAAAAAGGCCGAAAAGAAAGAAGAAAAGAAAGAAGAGAAGAAGGAAGAAAAGAAAGAGGGCGGAAAGAAGGACGAGAAGAAGCCCCCCGTGGGCTTGCAGAACGTCGTCACCAACCTGGCCGACTCCGGCGGCAGGCGTTACGTGCGCCTCTCCGTGGAGTTCGACTTCAAGGACTCAGAGGCCCAGGCAGAGTTCGAGGAGAAGTACCAGGCCCGCATCAAGGACGCCGTGCTCACGCTGCTGTGGTCCAAAACCTCGGAGGACCTCTCCTCCGTGGACGGCATGATCGCCTTCCGGAGCGAATTGCAGGCCCGGGTGAACCAGATCATGGGCCAGGGCAAAGTGAAACAGGTGTTCATCACCGACCGCGTGATCCAATAG
- the fliM gene encoding flagellar motor switch protein FliM: MSKILSQDEVDTLLRGLTGGELEAETDILEDDSGIVPFDLSNQDRIIRGRMPVLEIINDRFSRLATNAMANAMRKRVDVNPISIDMSKFGDFMRSLPVPTSINIFKLDPLRGNAILVVDSRLVFALVENFFGGAGSQPKVEGRDFTPIEQAIISKVVKIALANLEDAWRPVHEVHIELVRSEINPQFAAIVPPSDVVVVVTFEVELENAIGSMVACLPYATIEPIRSKLYASFQSERLEVDHAWISRFKERLMETPVELKVEFGTTQLSGRQLLSLKEGDILLLNTDVEALLKAEVQGVRKFWGIPGTVKSNKAFQVLREEETHF; this comes from the coding sequence ATGAGCAAGATTCTCAGCCAGGACGAGGTCGATACCCTCCTGCGCGGCCTCACCGGCGGCGAGCTGGAGGCCGAGACGGACATCCTGGAGGACGACTCGGGCATAGTGCCCTTCGACCTCTCCAACCAGGACCGCATCATCCGCGGGCGCATGCCCGTTCTGGAGATCATCAACGACCGCTTCTCCCGGCTGGCCACCAACGCCATGGCCAACGCCATGCGCAAGCGCGTGGACGTGAACCCCATCTCCATCGACATGTCAAAGTTCGGGGATTTCATGCGCTCCCTGCCGGTGCCGACCTCCATCAACATCTTCAAGCTCGACCCGTTGCGCGGCAACGCCATCCTCGTGGTGGACTCGCGCCTGGTGTTCGCCCTGGTGGAGAACTTCTTCGGCGGGGCCGGCTCCCAGCCCAAGGTGGAGGGCCGCGACTTCACGCCCATCGAGCAGGCCATCATCTCCAAGGTGGTCAAGATCGCCCTGGCCAACCTGGAGGACGCCTGGCGGCCCGTGCACGAGGTGCACATCGAGCTGGTGCGCTCCGAGATCAACCCCCAGTTCGCGGCCATCGTGCCGCCTTCGGACGTGGTGGTGGTCGTGACTTTCGAGGTGGAGCTGGAGAACGCCATCGGCTCCATGGTGGCCTGCCTGCCCTACGCCACCATCGAGCCCATCCGCTCCAAGCTGTACGCGTCCTTCCAGTCCGAGCGCCTGGAAGTGGACCACGCCTGGATCAGCCGCTTCAAGGAGCGCCTGATGGAGACCCCGGTGGAGCTCAAGGTGGAGTTCGGCACCACGCAGCTTTCCGGCAGGCAGCTGCTCTCCCTCAAGGAGGGGGACATCCTGCTGCTCAACACCGACGTGGAGGCCCTGCTCAAGGCCGAAGTGCAGGGCGTGAGGAAGTTCTGGGGCATCCCCGGCACGGTGAAATCGAACAAAGCCTTCCAGGTTCTCCGGGAAGAGGAAACGCATTTCTAA
- a CDS encoding phosphatase PAP2 family protein, translating into MQSLLLRSLMVLAALALPILSSPGHGRAQVLGPDPYFPSQAATLEALTLLPAPPQPGTANQAANVQLLNIVSSTATPQMVAAAQWDANPSVFDFSQVLGPNFSAEKLPVTNTFFNKVIINIENTNINLDKLYHSQGPVSPDSYPSAHTLLGFVDGVILADMVPEKKDQLLTYGVQFGLNRLILGAHWPTDVTAGQMEAALLLPALYASPQFQSDFAQAKTEVRAQLGLK; encoded by the coding sequence ATGCAGTCACTGTTGCTACGGTCCTTGATGGTCTTGGCGGCCCTGGCCCTTCCGATTCTTTCCTCTCCCGGCCACGGTCGCGCCCAAGTCCTCGGGCCGGACCCCTACTTCCCCAGCCAGGCGGCCACGCTGGAGGCCCTGACGCTCCTGCCCGCGCCCCCGCAGCCCGGCACGGCCAACCAGGCCGCCAACGTGCAGCTCTTGAACATCGTCAGCAGCACGGCCACCCCGCAGATGGTGGCGGCGGCCCAGTGGGACGCCAACCCCTCGGTGTTCGATTTCTCCCAGGTGTTGGGGCCGAACTTCTCGGCGGAGAAGCTGCCCGTGACCAACACCTTCTTCAACAAAGTCATCATCAACATCGAAAACACGAACATAAACCTGGACAAGCTCTACCACAGCCAGGGACCGGTGAGCCCGGACTCCTACCCCAGCGCGCACACCCTGCTGGGTTTTGTGGACGGCGTCATCCTGGCCGACATGGTGCCCGAGAAGAAGGACCAGCTGCTGACCTACGGCGTGCAGTTCGGCCTGAACCGCCTGATCCTGGGGGCGCACTGGCCCACCGATGTCACCGCCGGGCAGATGGAGGCCGCGCTCCTGCTGCCCGCGCTGTACGCCAGCCCGCAGTTCCAGAGCGACTTCGCCCAGGCCAAGACCGAGGTGCGGGCGCAACTGGGGCTCAAGTAG
- the fliN gene encoding flagellar motor switch protein FliN codes for MADDVDQDQLAAEWAAALEETDSSNGALDPFEQALGAAGGGGGDAALAEQWASALAGDEEVSVKNERAQAQLASKSREATFKDMTQESKAPRPETGRRDLDFILDIPLDVSAELGRTKLLINELLQLGQGSVIELNKLAGEPLEIYVNGKLVARGEAVVINEKFGVRLTDIISPIERVKQLG; via the coding sequence ATGGCCGACGATGTAGATCAAGACCAGCTGGCCGCAGAATGGGCCGCAGCCCTGGAGGAGACCGACAGTTCCAACGGCGCGCTGGACCCCTTTGAGCAGGCCCTGGGCGCGGCGGGCGGAGGCGGCGGCGACGCGGCCCTGGCCGAGCAGTGGGCCTCGGCCCTGGCGGGCGACGAGGAGGTCTCGGTCAAGAACGAGCGGGCCCAGGCCCAGCTGGCCTCCAAGAGCCGCGAGGCCACCTTCAAGGACATGACCCAGGAGTCCAAGGCCCCCCGGCCCGAAACCGGGAGGCGCGACCTGGACTTCATCCTGGACATCCCCCTGGACGTCTCGGCGGAGCTGGGGCGCACCAAGCTGCTCATCAACGAGCTTCTCCAGCTCGGCCAGGGCTCCGTCATCGAGCTGAACAAGCTGGCCGGCGAGCCGCTGGAGATCTACGTCAACGGCAAGCTGGTGGCGCGGGGCGAGGCGGTGGTCATCAACGAGAAGTTCGGCGTGCGCCTCACCGACATCATCAGCCCCATCGAGCGGGTGAAACAGCTTGGCTGA
- the fliQ gene encoding flagellar biosynthesis protein FliQ translates to MTPETVITLARSAIETTLMLSLPLLAVSLIVGVVLSVFQAATQIQETTLTFVPKLVAMFITLIIAFPWLMDTMLAFTRDLILAIPQYIR, encoded by the coding sequence GTGACGCCCGAAACAGTCATCACCCTGGCCCGCTCGGCCATCGAGACCACCCTGATGCTCTCGCTGCCGCTTTTGGCAGTGAGCCTCATCGTGGGCGTGGTGCTCTCCGTGTTCCAGGCCGCCACCCAGATCCAGGAGACCACGCTCACCTTCGTGCCCAAGTTGGTCGCCATGTTCATCACGCTCATCATCGCCTTTCCATGGCTCATGGACACCATGCTCGCCTTCACGCGGGACCTGATCCTGGCCATCCCGCAGTACATCCGCTGA